From Pandoraea vervacti, the proteins below share one genomic window:
- a CDS encoding HutD family protein, with protein sequence MKRQVLGPADFLTMPWKNGQGVTTELAVARRPGEDGFDWRISTATVAAPGPFSVFAGIDRSLAIVRGGTLTLNVQGRPDVTLTTHTPPYAFAGELAVSSTPVLDVPGVPIDDFNVMTRRGEWRHTLTQHRLEGQTLTWPLPVHTAVAFLYCAHGEVRVAFGDAQTTLAAGHALLINEMNEIDRTEGGLNCELQAVDAATDVFLTTLARH encoded by the coding sequence ATGAAACGACAAGTGCTCGGCCCGGCCGACTTTCTGACAATGCCGTGGAAGAACGGTCAGGGTGTCACGACTGAACTCGCCGTGGCGCGTCGACCCGGCGAAGACGGTTTCGACTGGCGTATCAGCACGGCCACGGTGGCTGCACCCGGCCCGTTCTCGGTATTCGCCGGCATTGACCGGTCGCTCGCTATCGTCCGGGGCGGCACGCTTACGCTCAACGTGCAGGGGCGTCCGGATGTCACGTTGACGACGCACACGCCGCCCTACGCCTTCGCCGGGGAACTGGCCGTGAGCAGCACGCCGGTACTCGATGTGCCCGGCGTGCCGATTGACGACTTCAACGTCATGACACGTCGCGGCGAATGGCGGCACACGTTGACGCAACACCGTCTCGAAGGGCAGACGCTGACCTGGCCGCTGCCGGTGCATACCGCCGTGGCGTTTCTCTACTGCGCACACGGCGAGGTGCGTGTCGCCTTCGGCGATGCGCAGACGACCCTTGCGGCGGGTCATGCGCTGCTGATCAACGAGATGAACGAGATCGACCGTACCGAAGGTGGACTCAATTGCGAATTGCAGGCCGTCGACGCGGCTACAGACGTCTTCCTCACCACTCTCGCGCGCCACTGA
- a CDS encoding glutamate-5-semialdehyde dehydrogenase codes for MDIKAYMQSLGQRAREASRAMARADTAAKNRALLAIADAIEREGASLQEVNRRDLERARANGQDAAFIDRLTLSDKALRTMIEGLRQIASLADPIGEIGNVRVQPSGIQVGQMRVPLGVIGIIYESRPNVTIDAAALCLKSGNATILRGGSEAIESNTALAALIADALAATGLPGDAVQVVSTPDRAAVGELITMTEYVDVIVPRGGKSLIARLMQDARVPMIKHLDGICHVYVDAQADPAKALAICENAKTHRYGTCNTMETLLIDQQAIGQLPAIARMFQSKQVELRGCERTLAALAQAGVSGAIAATEEDWSTEYLAPVLAIRIVDGMAAAIAHINHYGSHHTDAIVTENYTDAMQFLREVDSASVMINASTRFADGFEFGLGAEIGISNDKLHARGPVGLEGLTSLKYVVFGHGEVRQ; via the coding sequence GTGGATATCAAAGCCTACATGCAGTCGCTGGGCCAACGCGCGCGCGAAGCGTCGCGTGCGATGGCGCGCGCCGATACCGCTGCCAAGAACCGCGCCCTGCTCGCGATTGCCGACGCCATCGAGCGTGAAGGCGCGAGCTTGCAGGAAGTGAACCGCCGCGACCTCGAGCGCGCACGGGCCAACGGTCAGGATGCAGCGTTCATCGACCGTCTCACGCTGTCCGACAAAGCCCTGCGCACGATGATCGAAGGGTTGCGCCAGATCGCGAGCCTGGCCGACCCCATCGGTGAAATCGGCAACGTGCGTGTGCAGCCGAGCGGCATTCAGGTCGGCCAGATGCGTGTGCCGCTGGGCGTGATCGGCATCATTTACGAATCGCGTCCCAATGTGACCATCGACGCCGCGGCGCTTTGTCTCAAGTCGGGCAACGCCACGATTCTGCGCGGCGGCTCGGAGGCCATCGAGAGCAATACGGCGCTGGCGGCGCTCATCGCCGATGCGCTGGCTGCCACCGGCCTGCCCGGGGACGCCGTGCAAGTCGTGAGCACACCGGATCGCGCGGCGGTCGGCGAGCTCATCACCATGACGGAATACGTGGACGTGATCGTGCCGCGTGGCGGCAAGAGCCTGATCGCGCGTCTGATGCAGGACGCCCGCGTGCCGATGATCAAGCACCTCGACGGCATCTGTCACGTCTATGTCGACGCGCAGGCCGACCCGGCCAAGGCGCTCGCAATTTGCGAGAACGCGAAGACGCATCGCTACGGCACCTGCAACACGATGGAGACGTTGCTCATCGATCAGCAGGCCATCGGTCAGTTGCCCGCCATCGCGCGCATGTTCCAGAGCAAGCAGGTCGAATTGCGGGGGTGCGAGCGCACGCTGGCCGCCCTGGCGCAAGCCGGCGTAAGCGGCGCCATCGCCGCAACCGAGGAAGACTGGTCGACGGAGTACCTCGCGCCGGTGCTGGCCATCCGGATCGTCGACGGCATGGCGGCGGCCATCGCCCACATCAACCATTACGGCTCGCATCACACCGACGCCATCGTGACCGAGAACTACACCGACGCCATGCAGTTCCTGCGCGAAGTGGACTCGGCCAGCGTGATGATCAACGCGAGCACGCGTTTCGCCGACGGGTTCGAGTTCGGTCTGGGCGCGGAAATCGGTATCTCGAACGACAAGCTGCACGCGCGTGGCCCCGTGGGTCTCGAAGGACTCACGAGCCTGAAGTATGTCGTGTTCGGTCACGGTGAAGTCCGCCAATGA
- the holA gene encoding DNA polymerase III subunit delta produces the protein MQLRPDALDAHLAKTLSPVYTIYGDESLLVQEAVDRVRAAARAGGYTERDVLSVERSFDWGALANAGQSMSLFGDRKLIELRIPGGKPGKDGGAALKAHADAANSDVLTIITLPRLDAAASKSDWFTSLDRVGVTVKVDPVDRVRLPDWIAQRLGMQGQRVEAGEPGRRVLQFIADRVEGNLLAAHQEIQKLGLLYPSGTLTFEQVQDAVLNVARYDVFKLSEAVLSGDVARLVRMLDGLRGEGEAAPLVLWALTEEVRTLAKITRGMASGKPLAMLLREYRVWGPRERLMEQAANRVTAPMLAQALQLAARLDRQVKGLRAEGLPGDPWDGMLQLGLLLAGERAPMARSVRAPRPAHA, from the coding sequence ATGCAATTGCGGCCCGACGCGCTCGACGCGCACCTCGCCAAAACCCTCTCGCCGGTCTACACGATTTACGGCGACGAGAGCCTGCTCGTCCAGGAGGCGGTGGATCGCGTGCGTGCGGCGGCGCGTGCGGGCGGGTACACCGAGCGCGACGTGCTGAGTGTCGAGCGCAGCTTCGATTGGGGCGCGCTTGCCAATGCCGGACAATCGATGTCGCTCTTCGGCGACCGCAAGCTCATCGAACTGCGCATTCCCGGCGGCAAGCCGGGCAAGGACGGCGGTGCGGCGCTCAAGGCGCATGCCGATGCGGCCAATAGCGATGTGCTGACCATCATCACGCTTCCCCGACTCGACGCGGCAGCCAGCAAGTCCGATTGGTTCACGTCGCTCGATCGCGTGGGCGTGACGGTGAAGGTCGATCCGGTCGACCGTGTGCGTTTGCCGGACTGGATCGCCCAGCGCCTCGGTATGCAGGGGCAGCGGGTCGAAGCGGGTGAGCCGGGGCGGCGCGTATTGCAGTTCATCGCCGATCGCGTCGAAGGCAACCTGCTTGCCGCGCATCAGGAAATTCAGAAACTGGGCCTGCTGTATCCGTCGGGCACCCTGACATTCGAGCAAGTGCAGGATGCCGTGCTCAACGTTGCCCGCTACGATGTCTTCAAGCTCAGCGAAGCCGTGCTCTCGGGCGACGTGGCGCGTCTGGTGCGCATGCTCGACGGCCTGCGCGGGGAGGGCGAGGCCGCACCGCTTGTCCTGTGGGCACTGACGGAAGAGGTCCGTACGCTCGCCAAGATCACGCGCGGCATGGCGTCGGGCAAACCGCTTGCCATGCTGCTGCGGGAGTACCGTGTCTGGGGCCCGCGCGAGCGTCTGATGGAACAGGCGGCCAATCGCGTCACCGCGCCCATGCTCGCACAAGCGCTGCAACTGGCTGCTCGTCTGGACCGGCAGGTCAAGGGCTTGCGCGCCGAAGGCCTGCCGGGCGACCCGTGGGACGGCATGCTGCAACTCGGCTTGCTGCTCGCCGGCGAGCGAGCGCCGATGGCGCGCTCCGTTCGTGCGCCTCGCCCGGCGCACGCGTAG
- the lptE gene encoding LPS assembly lipoprotein LptE: MTRRVFGWIALLATALTLSACGFQLRGASEYAFHRLYISGGGQMATDISRYIRYGSKGTVVVTDPKDADARLEIVGISNTRTAVSLDSNGQAREYEMRSAFTFQLVTPDGRPIIPLTTIRLVRNLPYSDNETTARDTEAALLNRDMQKDAVDQIIRRMEAVKSMPEIKREE; this comes from the coding sequence GTGACGCGCAGGGTTTTCGGCTGGATCGCGTTGCTGGCGACCGCATTGACGCTGAGCGCTTGCGGCTTCCAGTTGCGCGGGGCGAGCGAGTATGCGTTTCATCGTCTGTACATTTCGGGCGGTGGACAGATGGCGACCGATATCTCGCGATACATCCGCTACGGTAGCAAGGGCACCGTGGTCGTCACCGATCCGAAAGATGCGGACGCGCGGCTGGAGATCGTGGGCATTAGCAACACCCGTACGGCGGTCAGTCTGGATTCGAACGGTCAGGCGCGCGAGTATGAAATGCGCAGCGCATTCACGTTTCAGCTTGTGACACCGGACGGCAGACCCATCATTCCGTTGACGACCATCCGCCTGGTGCGCAATTTGCCGTACAGCGACAACGAGACGACGGCGCGCGACACGGAAGCGGCGCTGCTCAATCGCGATATGCAAAAGGATGCCGTCGATCAGATCATTCGACGCATGGAAGCGGTGAAGTCCATGCCGGAAATCAAGCGCGAAGAGTAA
- the leuS gene encoding leucine--tRNA ligase, producing MQEKYVPADVEATAQSHWQAIDAYKTTERADKPKFYCVSMLPYPSGKLHMGHVRNYTINDVMYRQMRMRGYNVLMPMGWDAFGMPAENAAMANGVPPAKWTYDNIDYMKKQMQAMGLAIDWSREVATCKPEYYRWNQWLFLKMLEKGVVYLKTGTVNWDPIDQTVLANEQVIDGRGWRSGALVEKREIPMYYMRITEYADELLGDLDDLGWPERVKVMQQNWIGKSFGVNFGFPYELDGEQKLLRVFTTRADTIMGVTFAAIAAEHPLATRLAADRPDLQAFIAECKQGGVAEADIATMEKKGMPTGFFVTHPLTGDKVEVWIGNYVLMGYGEGAVMGVPAHDERDFAFARKYDLPIRQVVAVEGQTYSTDAWQAWYGEKEGTLINSGKYDGLSFAAAVDAIAADLKAQGVGDKQVTFRLRDWGISRQRYWGTPIPIIHCDTCGAVPVPEKDLPVVLPEDLVPDGTGNPLAKSEAFLKCDCPKCGKPARRETDTMDTFVDSSWYFSRYACPDAKTMVDERTDYWMPMDQYIGGIEHAILHLLYSRFWTKVMRDLGLVSFKEPAQNLLTQGMVLNETFYREDAAGKKTWFNPLDVQVQFDDKGRPVGATSKADGADVTLGGIEKMSKSKNNGVDPQSLIDSYGADTARLFVMFAAPPEQQLEWSGAGVEGASRFLRRLWGFGQSHAALLRQADAAIDTANPAAQALRLEIHSVLKQANYDYQRVQYNTVVSAAMKMLNAIESDKGAAGAGAVRECYGILLRVLYPVVPHVTHGLWVELGYAAQSGDLLDAAWPEVDEAALVQDEIELVLQVAGKVRGAVRVAKDASREAIEQAALAHEMTAKFGEGKPVKKVIVVPGRLVNVVV from the coding sequence ATGCAAGAAAAATACGTTCCCGCCGACGTCGAAGCCACCGCCCAGTCACACTGGCAGGCCATCGATGCCTACAAGACCACCGAGCGCGCGGACAAACCGAAATTCTATTGCGTCTCGATGCTGCCGTATCCGTCGGGCAAGCTGCATATGGGGCACGTGCGCAACTACACCATCAACGACGTGATGTACCGTCAGATGCGCATGCGCGGCTACAACGTGCTGATGCCGATGGGTTGGGACGCCTTCGGCATGCCCGCCGAGAACGCCGCGATGGCCAACGGCGTGCCGCCGGCCAAGTGGACGTACGACAACATCGACTACATGAAGAAGCAGATGCAGGCGATGGGGCTGGCGATCGACTGGTCGCGCGAAGTCGCCACCTGCAAGCCGGAGTACTACCGCTGGAACCAGTGGCTGTTCCTGAAGATGCTCGAAAAGGGCGTGGTGTATCTGAAGACGGGCACCGTCAACTGGGACCCGATCGATCAGACCGTGCTCGCCAACGAGCAGGTGATCGACGGTCGCGGCTGGCGCTCGGGCGCGCTGGTGGAAAAGCGCGAAATTCCGATGTACTACATGCGTATCACCGAGTACGCCGACGAACTGCTCGGCGACCTGGACGACCTCGGCTGGCCCGAGCGCGTGAAGGTGATGCAGCAGAACTGGATCGGCAAGAGCTTCGGCGTGAACTTCGGCTTCCCGTACGAACTCGACGGCGAGCAAAAACTGCTTCGTGTATTCACCACGCGTGCCGATACGATCATGGGCGTGACGTTCGCCGCCATCGCAGCGGAGCACCCGCTGGCAACGCGTCTGGCTGCGGATCGCCCGGATTTGCAGGCGTTCATCGCCGAGTGCAAGCAGGGCGGCGTGGCTGAGGCCGACATCGCCACGATGGAAAAGAAGGGCATGCCCACGGGCTTCTTCGTGACGCATCCGCTCACGGGCGACAAGGTCGAAGTCTGGATCGGCAACTACGTGTTGATGGGCTACGGCGAAGGCGCCGTGATGGGCGTGCCGGCCCACGACGAGCGCGATTTCGCGTTCGCCCGCAAGTACGATCTGCCGATTCGTCAGGTGGTGGCCGTCGAAGGCCAGACGTACTCCACGGATGCCTGGCAAGCCTGGTACGGCGAGAAGGAAGGCACGCTGATCAACAGCGGCAAGTACGATGGCCTGAGCTTTGCGGCCGCCGTCGACGCCATCGCTGCCGACCTCAAGGCGCAAGGCGTGGGCGACAAGCAGGTCACGTTCCGCCTGCGCGACTGGGGTATTTCGCGTCAGCGCTACTGGGGCACGCCGATCCCCATTATTCACTGCGATACGTGCGGCGCCGTGCCGGTCCCCGAAAAGGACCTGCCGGTTGTGCTGCCCGAAGACCTCGTGCCGGACGGTACCGGCAACCCGCTGGCCAAGTCCGAAGCGTTTCTCAAGTGCGATTGCCCGAAGTGCGGCAAGCCGGCGCGCCGTGAGACGGACACGATGGACACGTTCGTGGATTCGTCGTGGTACTTCTCGCGCTACGCCTGCCCGGACGCCAAGACCATGGTCGACGAGCGCACCGATTACTGGATGCCGATGGATCAGTACATCGGCGGTATCGAGCACGCGATCCTGCACTTGCTCTACTCGCGCTTCTGGACCAAGGTCATGCGCGACCTGGGACTGGTGAGCTTCAAGGAGCCGGCGCAGAACCTGCTCACGCAGGGCATGGTGCTCAACGAGACTTTCTATCGCGAGGATGCGGCGGGCAAGAAGACCTGGTTCAACCCGCTCGACGTGCAGGTTCAGTTCGACGACAAGGGCCGCCCGGTCGGTGCGACCTCGAAGGCCGACGGCGCAGACGTGACGCTCGGTGGCATCGAAAAGATGTCGAAGTCGAAGAACAATGGCGTCGATCCGCAGTCGCTGATCGATTCGTACGGTGCGGACACGGCGCGTTTGTTCGTGATGTTCGCCGCCCCGCCGGAGCAACAGCTCGAATGGTCGGGCGCCGGTGTGGAAGGGGCCAGCCGCTTCCTGCGTCGTCTGTGGGGCTTCGGTCAGTCGCACGCTGCGTTGCTGCGTCAGGCAGATGCGGCCATCGACACCGCGAATCCGGCGGCACAGGCGCTGCGTCTCGAAATTCACAGTGTGCTCAAGCAAGCCAACTACGACTACCAGCGTGTGCAGTACAACACGGTCGTGTCGGCGGCGATGAAGATGCTCAACGCCATCGAGAGCGACAAGGGGGCGGCCGGTGCCGGCGCGGTGCGTGAGTGCTACGGCATTCTGCTGCGCGTGCTGTACCCCGTGGTGCCGCACGTCACGCATGGTCTGTGGGTGGAACTGGGTTACGCCGCACAATCGGGCGACTTGCTCGACGCCGCGTGGCCGGAAGTCGACGAAGCGGCGCTGGTGCAGGACGAAATCGAACTCGTGCTGCAAGTGGCCGGCAAGGTGCGCGGCGCGGTGCGCGTGGCGAAGGACGCCTCGCGTGAAGCCATCGAACAGGCGGCACTCGCACACGAAATGACCGCCAAGTTCGGTGAAGGCAAGCCGGTGAAGAAAGTCATCGTCGTGCCGGGCCGTCTTGTGAACGTCGTGGTCTGA
- the dapB gene encoding 4-hydroxy-tetrahydrodipicolinate reductase — MKIAIAGASGRMGRMLIETVLAADDAELVGALDREGSPALGIDAGAFLGRDTGVKITSDLNAALANAEYLIDFTRPEGTLAHLAAAEKHGVKMIVGTTGFSDADKALLAKGAERVAVVFAPNMSVGVNATFKLLEIAAKILNTGYDIEIIEAHHRHKVDAPSGTALRMGEVVAQALGRDLKECAIYGREGVTGERDPSTIGFATVRGGDIVGDHTVLFAGIGERIEITHKSSSRLSYAQGSLRAARFLAQHKTGLFDMQDVLGLR, encoded by the coding sequence ATGAAGATTGCGATTGCTGGCGCCTCCGGCCGTATGGGCCGGATGCTGATCGAAACCGTACTCGCGGCGGACGATGCCGAACTCGTTGGCGCGCTCGACCGCGAAGGCAGCCCCGCACTCGGCATCGATGCCGGGGCATTCCTGGGGCGCGACACGGGGGTGAAGATCACGTCGGACCTCAACGCCGCGCTGGCCAATGCCGAATACCTGATCGATTTCACGCGCCCCGAGGGCACGCTGGCCCATCTGGCCGCCGCCGAGAAGCACGGCGTGAAGATGATCGTCGGCACGACCGGTTTCTCCGACGCCGACAAGGCGCTGCTGGCCAAGGGCGCAGAGCGTGTTGCGGTCGTCTTTGCGCCGAACATGAGCGTGGGCGTGAACGCCACGTTCAAGCTGCTCGAAATCGCCGCCAAGATCCTGAACACGGGGTACGACATCGAGATCATCGAGGCGCACCACCGTCACAAGGTCGATGCCCCGTCGGGCACGGCGTTGCGCATGGGCGAAGTCGTGGCGCAGGCGCTGGGCCGAGACCTGAAGGAATGCGCCATTTACGGCCGCGAGGGCGTCACCGGCGAGCGCGACCCGTCCACCATCGGTTTCGCCACCGTGCGCGGCGGCGATATCGTGGGCGATCACACGGTCCTGTTTGCCGGCATTGGCGAGCGTATCGAGATCACGCACAAGTCGTCGAGCCGCCTGTCGTACGCTCAGGGCTCGCTGCGCGCCGCTCGCTTTCTCGCGCAACACAAGACCGGTCTGTTCGACATGCAGGACGTGCTGGGCCTACGTTGA
- a CDS encoding outer membrane protein assembly factor BamE — MRRYLSLPFSVCAAAAFLALAGCSTYDSVTDKVIGVVTPYRINIVQGNFVSKEAYEQLKAGMTRDQVRQLLGTPLLTDIFHANRWDYVFYFKRGNASVVQERHLKVYFEGDALTRWEGGENLPTEYQLVQEIDGQKGKTVKTEAPAPSTASAAAAEGAAPSPDASAVAPTGVATVSTDAAAANVADAAKPAPQSAPSATPTAPMTGAAGAGMGSGLVPSPRVTSGGGLFSAPQ; from the coding sequence TTGCGTCGTTATCTCTCCCTTCCGTTCTCCGTGTGCGCTGCCGCGGCCTTTCTGGCATTGGCTGGCTGCTCGACGTACGACAGCGTGACCGACAAAGTGATCGGCGTCGTCACGCCGTATCGAATCAACATCGTTCAGGGCAACTTCGTCTCGAAGGAAGCCTATGAGCAGCTCAAGGCCGGCATGACGCGCGATCAGGTCCGTCAACTGCTCGGCACGCCGCTGCTCACCGATATCTTCCACGCGAATCGCTGGGATTACGTCTTCTACTTCAAGCGCGGTAACGCGTCGGTGGTGCAGGAACGTCACCTGAAAGTGTACTTCGAAGGTGACGCGCTGACTCGCTGGGAAGGTGGCGAGAACCTGCCGACCGAATATCAGTTGGTGCAGGAAATCGACGGCCAGAAGGGCAAGACCGTGAAGACCGAAGCGCCGGCCCCGTCGACCGCCAGCGCTGCGGCGGCTGAAGGTGCTGCGCCGTCGCCCGATGCGAGCGCTGTCGCGCCGACCGGCGTCGCCACCGTGTCGACGGACGCTGCGGCGGCCAACGTCGCTGATGCCGCCAAGCCGGCCCCGCAATCGGCGCCCTCCGCAACGCCGACGGCGCCCATGACCGGTGCCGCCGGTGCCGGGATGGGCTCCGGCCTCGTTCCCTCGCCGCGCGTGACGTCCGGCGGTGGCCTGTTCTCTGCCCCGCAATAA
- the fur gene encoding ferric iron uptake transcriptional regulator → MPNPADLKNIGLKATLPRLKILEIFQNSEVRHLTAEDVYRHLLGENLDIGLATVYRVLTQFEQAGLLSRSNFESGKAVFELNEGHHHDHLVCMDCGRVEEFFDAEIERRQKLIAKERGFALQEHSLAMYGSCTKDPCPHRQKN, encoded by the coding sequence ATGCCGAATCCCGCCGATCTGAAAAATATCGGACTGAAAGCCACGCTTCCGCGCCTCAAGATTCTGGAAATCTTCCAGAACAGTGAGGTGCGCCACTTGACCGCTGAAGACGTATATCGTCATCTGCTCGGCGAAAATCTCGACATTGGTCTGGCCACGGTCTACCGTGTGCTGACGCAATTCGAGCAGGCCGGGCTATTGTCGCGCAGCAACTTTGAATCCGGCAAGGCCGTTTTCGAGCTCAACGAAGGCCACCACCACGACCATCTCGTGTGTATGGACTGCGGCCGTGTCGAGGAATTCTTCGACGCGGAAATCGAACGCCGCCAGAAGTTGATTGCCAAGGAACGCGGTTTCGCGCTCCAGGAGCACTCGCTCGCCATGTACGGCAGCTGCACGAAGGACCCTTGCCCGCATCGCCAGAAAAACTAA
- the gap gene encoding type I glyceraldehyde-3-phosphate dehydrogenase, with amino-acid sequence MTIRVAINGYGRIGRNVLRAHYEGGKKHDIEIVAINDLGNAQTNAHLTQYDTAHGKFPGTVTVDGDYMVVNGDKIRVLANRNPAELPWGELGVDVVLECTGFFTTKEKASAHLKGGAKKVIISAPGGKDVDATVVFGVNEGVLKSTDTVISNASCTTNCLAPLVKPLHDKIGLETGLMTTVHAYTNDQVLTDVYHEDLRRARSATMSMIPTKTGAASAVGLVLPELNGKLDGYAIRVPTINVSIVDLSFIAKRDTTVDEVNAILKEAAEGSLKAIATYNTAPLVSVDFNHNPASSNFDGTLTKVSGRLVKVSSWYDNEWGFSNRMLDTTVALMAAK; translated from the coding sequence ATGACCATTCGCGTCGCTATTAACGGCTACGGCCGTATCGGCCGCAACGTACTGCGTGCCCACTATGAAGGCGGTAAGAAGCACGACATCGAAATCGTTGCCATCAACGACCTCGGTAACGCGCAGACGAACGCTCACCTCACGCAATACGACACGGCGCACGGCAAATTCCCGGGCACCGTGACGGTCGATGGCGACTACATGGTCGTCAACGGCGACAAGATCCGCGTGCTGGCCAACCGCAACCCGGCCGAACTGCCGTGGGGCGAACTGGGCGTGGACGTCGTGCTCGAGTGCACGGGCTTTTTCACCACGAAGGAAAAGGCCAGCGCCCACCTGAAGGGCGGCGCGAAGAAGGTCATCATCTCGGCACCGGGCGGCAAGGATGTGGACGCCACCGTGGTGTTCGGTGTGAACGAAGGTGTGCTCAAGTCGACCGACACGGTCATCTCGAACGCCTCGTGCACCACGAACTGCCTGGCGCCGCTGGTCAAGCCGCTGCATGACAAGATCGGTCTGGAAACGGGTCTGATGACGACCGTTCACGCTTACACGAACGATCAAGTGCTGACCGACGTCTACCACGAAGACCTGCGTCGCGCCCGCTCGGCCACGATGAGCATGATCCCGACGAAGACGGGCGCTGCTTCGGCTGTCGGTCTGGTGCTGCCGGAACTCAATGGCAAGCTCGACGGCTACGCCATCCGCGTTCCGACGATCAACGTGTCGATCGTCGATCTGTCGTTCATCGCCAAGCGCGATACGACGGTGGACGAAGTCAACGCGATCCTGAAGGAAGCCGCTGAAGGTTCGCTCAAGGCCATCGCAACGTACAACACGGCGCCGCTGGTGTCGGTCGACTTCAACCACAACCCGGCATCGTCGAACTTCGACGGCACGCTGACGAAGGTTTCGGGTCGTCTGGTGAAGGTCAGCTCCTGGTACGACAACGAGTGGGGCTTCTCGAACCGTATGCTCGACACCACTGTCGCGCTGATGGCTGCGAAGTAA